The following nucleotide sequence is from Ferruginibacter lapsinanis.
TGGAGGTTGGAGGTTGGGGGTTGCAAGTTGAAAGCCATTGTATCGTTTCACCAGGTCTTTACACACCGGAATTTCAAATTCAGGATCTTCAGTTAATGATACTCTTATTGTATCTCCAATACCATCTTCCAATAATGTTCCGATACCGATCGCACTTTTTATTCTTCCATCTTCTCCATCTCCGGCCTCGGTTACGCCAAGGTGTAATGGATAACATTCTCCAAATTCCTCCATCATATGATTAATGAGCAATCGATAAGCCTGTACCATCACCAATGGATTACTGCTTTTCATACTCAAAATAATATTGTGATACTCTTCGCTTCTGGCAATGCGTAAAAATTCCATAGCACTTTCTACCATGCCCATAGCAGTATCCCCATAGCGGCTCATAATTCTATCGCTCAAGCTTCCATGGTTAGTGCCAATACGCATAGCCGTACCATGCTCTTTACAAATTTTAACTAATGGAGTAAAGCGCTCTCTTATTCTTTCTATTTCTTCAGCGTACTCAGCATCGGTATATTCGATTTGTTCAAATTTCTTCTTATCAACATAGTTGCCCGGATTTACTCTCACCTTCTCTACAATAGTGGCGGCTATCTCTGCAGCATTAGGAGTAAAATGAATATCTGCAACCAGCGGGGTATTATATCCTCGCTTGCGTAATTCATTTTTTATATTCAATAAATTTTCTGCTTCTTTTTTGGAGGGTGCTGTAATACGAACCAACTCAGCCCCGGCTTCGATACAACGTATGGATTGCTCTACTGTGGCAATGGTATCCATCGTATCTGTTGTGGTCATTGTTTGCACACGAATAGGATGACCATTCCCTAAAAGTAAATTGCCAATTTTTACCTCCCGTGTTTTAAGACGTTTATATTCAGTTAATGATTCTGTATAAAATTGCATAATTTAACGACAAATAAAAATAGATTGATATTACATCTTGCCTTCTAAAAAGCCCAACTGTTTTAATATTCCCTTTATGATATTCTCTCTTACTTTTTGCATGTCAATATTAGCATCAGGTGATTTAACCAATAAAGCAAAAAAATAAGGATGTTTATTTTCTTCTATCCAACCAACCAACCAGCCGATATTTGTTTTTTGTTCATCAACTCCCCAGCCGCTTTTGTAGGATAATTTATACAATGTATTATCCTCCTGCACCATGGCATCACGAACTATTTGCTGAGTACGTTTTTGAAAAGGCAGTTGATCAAAATACAAACGTTTTACCAACCCTAATTGTTCATCCGGAGAAATTTTCAAACTATTATCAAGCCAGAAACTATCAATTTGGGTAGTGATTTTTCTTGTCCCGTAATTTAAAGTATCCAACCAATGTTGCATGGTATCCTTTCCTATTTTTCTTGCTACTTCCTGAAAATAAGGAACGCTGCTTACTTTAAAAGCTTCTTCCATTGTCAGGTCCTTATTCCACTCTTCAACAGGACGTTTTACGCCATCCCATTTTATGATCATTTTTTCATCCGTGATTCTTCCTGTTTCAATACCAACTAACGCATTCACTATTTTGAAAGTAGATGCAGGTAAAAAACGCATTGTATCTAACCGCATATTATACACCGTTACTTTACCACTACTATTGCTGAACATGGTAAAACAACCATCTACTTTATTTTCATCAAAATATTTTTTAAGACTATCGTCAATTTTTGCTCTGTTTACCGAACAAGAGGTAATAAGCAATAAAGAACAGGAAATAAGGAATAAGAAAGTCAGGATTCGTTTCATTCTAAAAGTATTAAAGCCTTTAAGGCTTGAGTTTATGGTTTTAAATGTTTAGCCGTTGCCTCTAATGTTTCGTAGAATTCAGTTCCGTATTTTCTTATGATGGCATCTTTTAAAAAAACGTACACCGGGACTTTTAATTTTTTTCCAAGACTACAAGCCGCACTGCATAGGTCTTCCCGGGGCTCGTAGTTCACATACTCAGTTTTTTTATTTTTACTTTGTTTGATCCTGATAGGAAACAGATGACAACTGATCGGCTTTTTCCATTGCACTTTACCATCATTATATGCTTGCTCTATTCCACATTTTACAACTCCATTTGAATCCACGATCCCATAAACACAAATCTTACTTTCAATGGTAGGAGTTACCCAGCCAAATTCCTTATCATATACATATTTTCCCTGGCGTTTAAGCTCTCGTACATTTTCCTCACTTAAATAAGGCAATACAGCCTCGTAGACACTGTCGATTTCTTTCAACTCGTCGTTATTTAAAGGAGCTCCGGCATCGCCGTCCACACAACAGCCACCCTTACATTTATTAAGGTCACAAACAAACTGCTCCTCCACGATTTCATCACTTACCAGTATATTATCAATTGCGATCATTAACGCAAAGTTAAAACATTCGCTTATTACATTGGCAGCAAGTTCAATTAAAGCCTTTAACAAATTTCTAACGGAATTATTTATGAAATTCAACCAGCCTTCAAATCATATACCCACAAACCAGCCTTTATGCCCAACTCACGCCAACTAACCCTTCAAAGCAGTGTTCGCTATTTTTTTACCGCTCTTTTCTGGATACCTGTAGTTTTTTTTAGTTTGTTATTGGTAAAGAACACAATACCATATTTCTCTTTTAGTCAACATTTCAGCTTTATTGAAGAAAGAGCGATCCTTTTTCTGAAACCTATTTATAAATACAGTTTTTATACGCACATTTTTGCCGGAATGTTCTGCATTATCGCCGCACTTACACAATTCTCATCTTATATTTTAAAAAAGAGAAAAAGTATCCATATCTGGATGGGGAAGATTTATGTCTTTGTAGTGATCGTGTTGGGAGCTCCAACCGGATTATATATGAGTTTTTTTGCCAAAGGGAGTTTTTGGGAAAGAACATTATTCATGTTTATGGCTATGTACTGGATGTACAGCACAGTAAAAGGATTGCAGCTGATCAAACAAAAAAATGTACTGGCGCATAAAAATTGGATGATTCGAAGTTATAGTATGGCAATGACTGCCGTTACTTTCAGAATTTATCACATACTTTTTTACTATTACGGAGTAGATCATTTACACAATTACGAAATATCCTTATGGATAAGTGTGCTGGGAAATATGCTGGTAGCTGAATATTTTATTTTTAGAAAAAGCAAAAACTATTTAAACACATTTAAAATCAATTATACGAATTGACTTTTGTCCAATTAAAATGGATCACAAAAATCAGGATAAAAAATTCGTGTTATAAAAATTAAAATAAAAATATGAAAGCAATTATCTATGCAGGCATAAGCCTTTTCTCTGTAGCATCTGTATATGGTGTTGCAGATTATTATCAAACTGAAAAGAAAGGAACACTCAAAAATCTGTATAAAGAAACTGAGCCTTCTACATTAAAAAATGCAGAAAGAACAATTACCACAGAAGAGTATTCAAGAGGCAAAATTGAAGAGCCGACTTCTTTAAATGAAGAGACCTCTTCAGTAAGCAAACCTGTTTCTTTAGCTGAAGTCAAAGAAAAAAAGAAAGAACCTGCAGCTAAAAAATCTACCAGAGCAACTAAGACCGTAAATAATAGAAAAATAAATCTCGAAAATTTTTCGAGAGCTAAGCTACCTGTGATAACAGACACCCTTACAAAAACTGAAACTGAATTGTTTGAGCAATGACCTATTGCTGGTTATTTTTCCATTGAAAGGTATTGATGATGTGTTCCAGGTCTTTCTGTAAGAAATCCTGCACAGGTTTCAAAGAGTCAACATTTGGTGTTACTTCAAAATAGAGTGCACCACGTATGAAATTTTTTGTAGTATCGCTTAAGAAAAACTGTTTAGCTGTAGCTGCATTACCTCCTACTTTAAAGAAAACACCACTTACACCATTAGAGGTATGAATAAGACTATCCCGGATCGATGTAGCAGCTACATCATTCTTGTTGGTAAGATTAAAAGCATCATTCACCATCTTATCAAATTGATTGATGGCAGTAGAATCTTTGTAAACAC
It contains:
- the blaOXA gene encoding class D beta-lactamase yields the protein MKRILTFLFLISCSLLLITSCSVNRAKIDDSLKKYFDENKVDGCFTMFSNSSGKVTVYNMRLDTMRFLPASTFKIVNALVGIETGRITDEKMIIKWDGVKRPVEEWNKDLTMEEAFKVSSVPYFQEVARKIGKDTMQHWLDTLNYGTRKITTQIDSFWLDNSLKISPDEQLGLVKRLYFDQLPFQKRTQQIVRDAMVQEDNTLYKLSYKSGWGVDEQKTNIGWLVGWIEENKHPYFFALLVKSPDANIDMQKVRENIIKGILKQLGFLEGKM
- a CDS encoding DUF3109 family protein — its product is MIAIDNILVSDEIVEEQFVCDLNKCKGGCCVDGDAGAPLNNDELKEIDSVYEAVLPYLSEENVRELKRQGKYVYDKEFGWVTPTIESKICVYGIVDSNGVVKCGIEQAYNDGKVQWKKPISCHLFPIRIKQSKNKKTEYVNYEPREDLCSAACSLGKKLKVPVYVFLKDAIIRKYGTEFYETLEATAKHLKP
- a CDS encoding DUF2306 domain-containing protein; the encoded protein is MPNSRQLTLQSSVRYFFTALFWIPVVFFSLLLVKNTIPYFSFSQHFSFIEERAILFLKPIYKYSFYTHIFAGMFCIIAALTQFSSYILKKRKSIHIWMGKIYVFVVIVLGAPTGLYMSFFAKGSFWERTLFMFMAMYWMYSTVKGLQLIKQKNVLAHKNWMIRSYSMAMTAVTFRIYHILFYYYGVDHLHNYEISLWISVLGNMLVAEYFIFRKSKNYLNTFKINYTN